One Nicotiana tabacum cultivar K326 chromosome 23, ASM71507v2, whole genome shotgun sequence genomic window, CATATATTTGGCTCAAATCACAATCATTAGTACTTGACCCCCTTGCgaagaattaactcaaatagccGCCCACTAAactgcttaaactaaaaatagtcggtgaacgtataatatatgcataatttatatattacatgtgtataattatgtataatcaatgtataatctatgtatatgggtaaaaaaaaaataaacaataaatatgacggactatttgtgtaaaaataccttttcttttcttctccttttctttcctcCCCTTGTGCCTCCTCATATATCGTGCTGTAAGAATTGTATTCTGAAAGAAATAAGATTAAATTAATCTTTCTTAGTAAAATAATGAATTACAACTTATCCACTATCAAAAACTTAAAAAGCGTTTCTAAAGGCGCCAAGCCCGAACCAGCGTGGATATTTCTTTGATAATGTCCTATATGTAATATCACATATATCATTTATCAAGAGAAAATGACATCATATGACAAAACATAAAATGAATTGACAAATTTATAGTCTTATATTAGGTTTGACAAAGACAACCCCAAAAAATTAGCATTATATAaccaaatctttaaaaaaaaattattatttattttctgtcACCCGTTtgcttctattttcttatttattttttctctcaCCCGTTTGCTTCCCCCTCCCATTTAttttgtccccccccccccccctccctctCTTCCCCATCAATCAAGCAGTTCGCATCCCTCCCCAAATAAAACCCAAAGGAGAAAAAACTGATTTGATAATCACGGTGAGGAACTTTGGTATATCTagcatatatatttttgtatataattatGTGTTATACACTAAGATATACAAGAAAAATAAGGTTTTGATATTCATTTTAACTtacacaaacaaaaaaaaaagttatgatATAATTTTTGGTATACACGTTATTTGATGTGTTATACAttgtgatatacaaataatataatttttttgttggATTGGATGAGCGGGTATGGTTTAGAATTGGTTGGAAATACTTAGACGATGCTATATataaaatttgagcaagattagaAGTGATTAAACTTGTTTCAAGTAAAAACATTAGACCTAATGCAACAATGACATATGTATATCACGTTGTATATTATGTACATAAGTGTATATCGCGCGCAGCTTTTTATGGACGTCTATGTATATCATATTGTATATCGTGTATATCACGAACAGATTTTCATGAATATACATAGATACACATGATATACATGAGATAACACTGATATACATGGGGATACGAAATACGACACAGGATACACATGTGGAGTTTTGAAACTCGAGTTTTCAAtctgaaaatcaactcaaaattacCTCAAATTTTTTATTCCCATAGATGTTGCTAAGCTATTGCAACAATACCCAATTAGATTTTACGatactttttaaatttcaaaagtatAGAGATTCAAAATAGAATCGATCTGATCTAGATCATAATCTTTATGGGATTCCCAAAATTATTAATAGAAAGTCACCCGCGCGTAATCGAAAAATTACAAACGACTTCAGAATCTCATCTATCACACTTTAATAATGGGGTTGTTAAGCTTTCTCGTAGATAGTGTATGCCATAGAGAAGGAGGGAGACGTGATGAGAAGAGGGTGGTTGGGTAACGACAGAACTTTGGGCTTGGATTGGTTCACAGCAGAATCTTGGATACTTTTGGACTTGGTTTTCTGATAGACTCAAGTCACGATAGAATTTTGAAAATTGGTAGAATTGTTTTGGttataaaatactatttttttaagTTGAAAAGTGAATTTGGGTTAGCGAGTGCCACAATACTCATAAATTGTGCTTTTTTATGTCATTTACAAGGTTAAGTTGCCATGTAATGTCAATAACCCATTTATCAAACTATTTTAAGTAACACATCCAATCCAACCGAGTTTAAATGAATTGAGTTATGATCAGTTTATTGACTTGATTCAATAAATTAAAAACTCTAAATGATCCGTCAAAGTATTGGGTTAAAATGATGCAATTCCACGGATCAGAATGTAACTCCAACTCTAACATAAGAAATCAAATTTGAAGATTGGAAATTATATAAATTTGGAACAACTTAACCTACTAATTTAAGAAAACAAATAttagattttatattttttcgaaaagcaaaacaaaaaagaGGAGAAGTTGTGTTATGACCCACTATTTGACCTATCTACCCAAGCAAATTCTATGCGAGTAGAATTATGATACATTCGAATATTTGATCTGTTCAGACCCGTCGAAATTTGACTCAATTCTTAATCGCCCATTATATGTTATTTATATAAATCAGTATTTTAACATTTAGtcgaaatttaattaatatttcacTTGAACTCCAAAACTTCATGGCCAAACTGGCAAGTGTAAATTTCTCTACGGTTGGAACATCTCTATATAACATTCATTCATTATAAAAGTCAAAAAAGGCCGAGCGCCTTCAAAGAAATTTCAGaattgatttttatgttatgcTATAATATATGTCTTCTATAACAACACTTTACTATAACAGCCAGAAAATATCGGAACAAATAAAGttattatagagaggtttgactgtatttaTTTCATATGCTTTCTCTTTTTCTCAACATGGCTCTCTTAGTTGATAGataaaatgacattgtatagccgctgtaaaaataatagcataaaaatgtataaaatttgtatattttttgtatatatatatacattttatatattatatataaaaataatataaattttatatacctTTTCGACTACTAGATATAAATAGTTTCTAGcgtgggctaaaagtgataatgcCCCTTATTGATATGATGGCCCACAATAAGGAGAATCTTAATGGGCCTTTGCCCATCAGGTTTATCGTGGCCAGTTGGGCTTCACGTGCAAAGATCCCAAAACTTTAACTATCAATTACCAAACTTTTAGAAGTGTGTGGAATCATTATTTTACATTTGGtattgtaaaataataaaaattgtaaagtataaatttgTATCAAGATTCTAGGAATAGTAAAAATTGGATCCCACATTTTTTATAGCACGAAAAAATAAATTAACCCAAACCTGTTTGGGACACTGTCATAATTCATCAATCATCGTACGTACTATGCATAGCAAGAAAAATAAGCCTAGTTTAGCTGTTACTCCTAAGATTTAAATAGCAGtccaaaaaaatataaagaacaGTAAGGGGGAAATATTGAAAGGTTTTTGGTCAAGGGCAGGTGACGGAAATCAAAAGGTGTCTCActagaaataattaaattaaagaccAAATTCAATTAAAGACAACCATACGTCCAATTGGCCGGGTACTGCGGCGCAATCACCGACAGTACTAGCCTTAGAGATCTCTATCCCACAGAAGCCGTTCCATAAAATACGAAACTCccagaggaaaaaaaaaaaaatatttactaaattatttttaattaaaatttatatattattaccTTGACATATTGAGATACgtagataaagaaaaaaatttaaaaaaataaaattaatttttttttgattatatAAAATGACGCtcttttggaccaaaataaaaaggcaaaaaaacaCAGGAGTATCTGTTTGTCATGTTATACTATAGCAGTTTGCGACAAAAAATATTGTGAGTGACAGACTCAATTTCATCAGAGTAGATTACATCTAATTCTTCTCCAAATGAACAACTCTCATTAATCAAAATATTACAATTCAAATTATTGAGAAGATTGTGCCAATTATAGAGTGAGAGCAGACGTCCATCTCAAGTCATGTTCCTGAACTTCTGCAACCCAGGGCTCCCCTTGTTGGAGGCCAATCAGGATCCAGCCATCAACCACTAAACCTACTAAATTTGAGCACAAATAACATTCACGAAttaatcttttttttcttcttaatttttcATCCTATTCGACTAAAGAAACAAATGATATGATATAAGCTAATATTTGATGCAATGAATCATaattttaggggtcgtttggtacgaggtataagaaggtataatgctggtataaaaatttaatatcatcttaatactttgtttggttagcaaagcTGATATAAGTTATTCCGGGATTAAAATTAGTACCGGGATAACTTAAACTTTATAAAGGGTTAGATAATTAGTGTCGAGATAATTTATACCTTCTTataaattatgcaattgtcatttttaatacaacataccaaacagtggATAAAAAAGTAATATCAGGATAACTTATTCCGACATAACTTatccaaaccaaacgaccccttaaaagATATGGCCTTATATATATAGTGAAATTTCCGACAAAAGGGGTTCGGATAACCGCTTCTGCTACCCTCCAGCTTTAAGCATCTTTTCTAGGAAGAAGATGAAACCCCACAAAAAGAGGCTAAGAGTTGAGGAAATGAGAAAAAGCAAGATTGATCTTTGTTCAGCATTACGTAGTACTATTATACAAAAATGCAACAAGAGTACAAAAAGAAAGCTGGAACAAACAAGAAGATATTTTTACATTTACATAGAGACCACCAAACTAAGCTGTACTATCTTCATTGCAGCTACAAAATTGAACTTCTCACAAAAACCTACTACAACAGTATATTTATACCACTAAACACAAAACCTGAAATTCATGCTTCTGCAAAATTAAAAATGCATACAGTAAACATAACCTTTACACAGCAAAACCAGCTACCTTACTGAAACTCCATAACTTCATATTAAAAGGTATTAAGCGCTTCCTACCAGGAATTTTTCAAGTCAGGTTAAGGGGTATTTGCGGTAGCACTAGGTCGGTGTCTATCCGCAAAACGATTAACCAAAGCAAGTGCATTACTAGTAACTTGTGCAAGATGAAGGATTCTTGACCTTAAAACAGCCTTCACATTTCCATTCATTCCAGGTCCTGAAAAACCATCTAGACAAGTGTTCTCATCTGTCATTGCAGCACTAACCCAAGTTTGCACATTACTAACATGCCACATAAAGTCCTGTCCAGCAGCAAAATGACCAGTTTGCCCAAGTTCTGGTATAGATTTATTGATCTGATCAACACTATCACTCATTGTATCAAAACAGTCCTTTACAGCTTGTTTTTCTCTTGGCTTTAAACCTCTAACTCTGGTTAACTTAGAAACAAATATGGTGGTGGATTTTGCTCTACTTAAGCTAACTGATAAAGCAGCACGAGCAAGTTGCTGCTCACTTTGTTTGACAGTGTTAGCATAAGCAGAGAGACATTGGACACATAAAACAGGGTAAAGTGTGGCTTTACATGAAACTCTAATGAATTTTATGGCATCAGAATTTGAGTGCATAGAAGTAGATTTAGCCATAGTATAAGCAAGAAAACATTGGAAAGTAAAGAATAGTATCAGCAAGTGAAGACCAAGGTTGcccatgttttttttttcttttttctttgaacTAGAAATGACTCTGCTTTCAGTGTAGTGTACAAGAGTATAGTGGAGCCttatatagaatttaaaagggttgctagtttttcctttttctttttcctttattcaaTATCCAAAATTTACCTCACTTGTTGGAATCCGTGCTGTTTAAGATCCTTCAAAGAGAGAAATAATTCTTACCCCATTCATTTCAATTTAGATAAAGATATTTTGACTcgacacgaaatttaagaaaaaggaaaaatatttttgaaatttgtgatatTAAAAGCTTAAGGGATAAAAGTTTTGTGagaccataatatttgtgtggttataaaaacttctcattaaaggtaaaatggataaaataaagagtttaaagttgaattatttccaaacttcaaaatatttcatttattttgaaacatactaaaaaaagaaagtaactcatctaatttgaaacagagGGAATACTaaaaatttcttcattttcgtgGCTCGAACTAGAAACAACAAGATTTTGATTAAGTGCGAAAAATACCGTCCATTTTACCATCTTCCATTTTACCACTTCCTTAATAGTAAAAGTGGTTGCTAGTTactatatgcctaacatgtttAAATAGTTAGTAATAGTACTttaagtaaaacaattggaaatatcttctttcttttggatGTAATGTACAAGTTTTCACATGCCCCTTTTGCTTTTGGCTCTTATTACATCGCAAGTTCGCAACTTTCAAGCTTTCCACTTGACATTTCTCAAAATATCGGCCGTTTATGCTCTTTTTGGTTGCAACTTGCAACTTGGAATGTGGTCTAAAGTTTATGAAATCTTATTTTGGTCGCCTCAAGCTTATAACCAATTAGATAGATATGTACAAAACTTTAAGGTAACGTAGTACATGTCTAAACACCAACGTGTGGCTTGTCTACTTGTCAGAAAGAAGCTTAAGAACCAAGATTACCTAGTGAGATTAGTCTTACAGCACAGCAGATAAGTATCATAGTCTAGTAAATTAGAGAAGATATAGtaaattatgaaattaatttccTATTAGGCAACGTTATTAATGCAAGAGATACAAAGAGAAGCTTTGACCAATATGTGACTAGAAAACATTGTGTAAGAAAAATTCTGGTCTGTGCCTTGTGTCTCCAAATGTATTAATTGTTGAAAAGAATAGTAACTCCGTTATTGTTATTCATGTGGAAGGTCACCTACTAAACATTATTTTATGGTTTGTACAGGCAACATTATACAAAGAGGAATCATTACATAGTTTAAAGGATGATTTTGTATTACTCGAACATAAGTTCTGGCAGCCAGCTCTCGTATAATTGATAATAAGACGGAGAAAAACTATTTATAAACGTCCTTctaatgcttgtattagggtAGGCTGGATACGTTATACTCTTTGTAGGGCGGCTCTTTCCTGGGGCCCTGCATTCAATATTATATACTTCATGAGTACTGAACAGTATGTGATGTTTTGGGACATTTTAGAGTACTACGCACTActgataagtggagattttgactacttattagcattttttagctttcgttttagtccaaaagtatttaattgtattcccgaaaactaatgaaatatacttaattgcaggagtattggaaaatgagccactaaGCTGAAATCCAACTGAAAAAGGAGTGATATGAACTCAAGGACAGAAATCAGGCACAGTGCACAGTGCAAAGTGCGGAACGcataattattgtgcggccgcagaagctatgCAAGAGCTAAAGttcatagagtctcatttcaagCTCAAAAAGAAATGCAGATAGCAcaagaattgtgtggccgcactcagaaatatgcggtccgcagaagagcctTGTGCGGTCACACTCAGAAAGGTGCGGTCCGCAGGAGAAccctgtgcggccgcacccagaaaagtgcggaccgcagaatatgaGAGATGCGACCGCAGATTTAAATCATGTCAAGACTGAagcagagtgcggaccgcacatggaattgtgcggccacagaacctcCGAGAAGGgaaattttgtccgaaaattccagcaCTGTATAAATAGAATAGTTTCATCTTTTTAGGTCAACTTATGTACCTTTTGACATTAGCAGCCGTTTACTTTGCttcttttagttatttttttcattttgatctttttgaatattagctttatcatttcaatctttaatatgggtttaattatcactcCTTCTTCATCTCctaatttaagcatgagtagctagattttcactatggttgtgacccaaccctatgGTGTGgacttaatgggtgtttaatttattgcttgtttatgattgggtgttgattatctagcctagttcttgcttttatttgaagatttaatggttgcaaacattatttcatgcctaattgacttgatctctacttgagaaagagagaccttgtcacgccccgacctgggAGCGAGAATGACACCCGGTGCCTCAACTAACCTggtgtaccaaattgcgactaaaggactctgaacatataatgtcataatttggccatggggccaccttgcaaggcaatctgcgaagcaaaatataaaactgaatggaaactagcgctgactaaacatcaatatacagttgggccgacaaggccgtcataactgcTACAACTGAAaaaccaccaaaatatacataccaggcctacaagcccaacatagtgcactaactgacaggatatgtctacaagcctctactgatggatatattgtgatcggaacagggccccgacctacccataacatatatacatatatacagaaAGATGTACACGAAAACTTAGACCCGctaactccgaaggacgtggaacttaccgatcaggctgaactctggaaacacctactgaggaggtctacccgtctgtctatctaaacctgcacgcatgaaatgcagcgtccccagaaaagggacgtcggtacaaaataatgtaccgagtatataaggcaataacataactgaaagttgaaactgaactgataatataataactgaaagtaattgggagtcaaagatgatctggagatatacttacctattgatactgactcaactccttcattatagtaagtaaaataattgtccggccttataaggctcggtatatataattgctctgctgtagtaggctcgctcataggcgctcgaccatactaggctatATATCTCGACCATgatgggctcgctcataggcgctcggccacagcaggctcggtatataacttttcatctgatcagaggttgcccaatagaggcctgcccatcgattatagctcgatggtaatgaaaatattgtaatactatatatatagactctctgctctcttgactggaataagaaaatactcAATTTAATATTGtacttacaagactaggaaaaatatacgtaaattccgggacatgaattttttctttatacctcgttatcaaacttgggtaattacgagatcatgcaaaatgaaggaagagcttagccttaacataccttatcatactctttccaatcaccaagttgaactcgcctcttctcaccttaatctacaacaacgataataatactatcattaagttatgaaatgtataactatcgcacaacgaacgacatgcttattttgtattaaaacggacagcatttcccctataatccttacttcctccaaattcaagataacaccaacaacaccaaaaataacaatgacaatatatatacattattttccaaatttatgtacaccacacaatactacaaaacagcccaacacaccccaatctcttcatacacaaaaagaccaccgtagtagtgtcaacaaccccgaaaatgttacgacgaacgaccagcccaacatcctccatttatgtggtgtttctccacacccttcctcctccaaaactccacaaaacagtagtaaatcACGCATCCCAACAGCAACaccaaacagtccacaaaacaatctataaaacagtccgctacaagtgaataactcgaactcacggcttccgatcaccgtcccgtgagttcttacaaatatagaacaactTACCATGCATCTACAACTGTAAAGAAtagatgaaagagagcagtaaacttaccttatttgtgggATAACTCAGCTcatatcttggttcttcaaactctaggctttacctccaattagaacatgaaagggagagaaaatcaattggggtttgtgggaaatttttgggaggatttttgcagagattaagtctggttattttgccctattatcatcctaatatatgaaggggataggcctttaaaaaggcctctttgaaggacccgaactggcccaattttggacgacccgaattggcccagttttggattctcgtttaagcaagtaggtgacagcctgcgcagtctcgcaaaaatacccatatctctctactccgatatcgtattgacaaacggtttaatgcgttggaaaatagactcatatatctttaatGTGAttggtggaacaccccataactctaagtatattgggaga contains:
- the LOC107801092 gene encoding pectinesterase inhibitor 9-like, translating into MGNLGLHLLILFFTFQCFLAYTMAKSTSMHSNSDAIKFIRVSCKATLYPVLCVQCLSAYANTVKQSEQQLARAALSVSLSRAKSTTIFVSKLTRVRGLKPREKQAVKDCFDTMSDSVDQINKSIPELGQTGHFAAGQDFMWHVSNVQTWVSAAMTDENTCLDGFSGPGMNGNVKAVLRSRILHLAQVTSNALALVNRFADRHRPSATANTP